A genomic window from Emys orbicularis isolate rEmyOrb1 chromosome 8, rEmyOrb1.hap1, whole genome shotgun sequence includes:
- the RGS2 gene encoding regulator of G-protein signaling 2, with amino-acid sequence MQSAIFFALQHNCGQMEKTPSSCQNEEKKGKMKRTIIKDWKTRLSYFLQNSSTSTKTKSNKKGKQHTYFRPSPEEAQLWSEAFDELLANKYGLAAFRAFLKSEFCEENIDFWLACEDFKKIKSPQKLISKAKKIYNDFIEKEAPKEINIDFQTKNMIAQNIQEATHTCFSAAQKRVYSLMENNAYPRFLESEFYQELCKKSQITREPQGT; translated from the exons ATGCAAAGTGCAATCTTCTTTGCTCTTCAGCACAACTGTGGACAAATGGAGAAAACTCCCAGCAGCTGCCAAAACgaggagaagaaaggaaagatgAAGAGAACTAT CATTAAGGATTGGAAAACAAGGTTGAGCTATTTCCTGCAAAACTCTTCCACTTCTACAAAAACAAAGTCCAACAAAAAAGGAAAGCAACATACTTACTTCAG ACCTTCTCCTGAAGAAGCCCAGCTGTGGTCAGAAGCTTTTGATGAACTTCTAGCTAATAAAT ATGGTCTTGCAGCTTTTCGAGCTTTTTTGAAATCAGAGTTCTGCGAGGAGAACATCGATTTCTGGCTGGCCTGTGAGGACTTCAAGAAAATCAAGTCACCTCAGAAGCTGATATCCAAGGCTAAAAAGATCTACAATGACTTCATTGAAAAAGAAGCTCCCAAAGAG ATAAACATAGACTTTCAAACCAAGAACATGATTGCCCAGAATATCCAAGAAGCAACACACACTTGCTTCAGTGCTGCACAGAAGAGAGTCTACAGCTTGATGGAGAATAACGCGTACCCACGATTTTTGGAGTCTGAATTCTATCAGGAACTGTGTAAAAAGTCACAGATTACCAGGGAGCCTCAAGGGACATGA